Within the Leisingera thetidis genome, the region TTTGTGACCGCGCGAACGGTCCCAAATATGCGTGTTATACTGCTGCCAGCCAATCCACGTTCGATGAGCGCATCCCTGAACTTGTTGGCATCGGTCTTGGTGAAGGCGTCGAGGTGTTTGTCACCACAGGCGTCGATGACATAACCGCAAGATCGTTCCGCTGCACGATGGAATGTCTCTGGTCGTCCTTGCCCTTTCAGGCACAGGTAGATGCCGACAGCTTCGGACAAAAGAACAGATGAAGAGGAAATCTCAGGAGCTGCTGCACTGACTACGACACGTCCCTCTGACTGCATTCTCAGCATATGCTTGCCCGGCAGTTCCACATCCTTTGAGCGGAGGTGATACCAGTACTCATCCAACCGATCGGCGGCTCTTCTGGCCCGCGCTTCAGCGATGCGAGCAGACCGCGTTCGCAATGAGTAGGCAATGCGAGGTGAGGTGTAGTGCTTCTTCAGGTCTTTGGGGATGCGGCGGCTGAAGTAGAAAACGCCATCGTTCACGAAGGTGAACGCAGGCGAAATGGTCTACGACATGGTCTACGGCTCCTTGCATGTTCAAAAAGCTGGAGCAAAACCAATGTGTTAGCTGAAGTAATGGTGCCCGGGGGCGGAATCGAACCACCGACACGAGGATTTTCAATCCACTGCTCTACCCCTGAGCTACCCGGGCATGGGAAGGCTGTTCGCCTTGGGTGGGGGCCTTCTATGCTCTAAAAATGATGGTGTCCAGAGGCTATTTGAAAGAAAATCACTAATGGCGGACCTGAGGCGGCTTTTCTCTTCCAGCCCGCCTTAGCTCCGCTTCTTCCACTATATTTTCAGTGTCTTCAGGAGCCTGACTGGGCACTGAATAGACGCCATTGAACCATCTACCCAGATCGATATCAGCACAGCGCTTGGAACAGAATGGCCGATACACCTTCTGCGTTTCGCCGCCGCAAATCGGACAGCTCATTTCAGCACTTCCCGCAGGGCAATGCGGCCGCGTTTGCGCTGCAGTTCGTAATTTCCGAGATTGGTCCAGCCGGCCAGCACCGTCTCCTCGGTATCGGCCCGGAATGCCGCGCGGAGGGCCGCTTCAAAGCCGCGGCGGTCTTTTTTCGGCATCGGCGCCAGATCCAGCACGATCTGACCACCCAAACCCCGGACACGCAAGGCCCGCGGCAAAGCTTTGGCCGCCGCCATGTTGGCCTTGATCCCTGCTGCCAGCGAAGTGTCCAGGCCTGTGTTTACATCCACCGCAATCAAGGCACGGCTCGGCTCGATGTACAGGAAGCCGCCGCCCGGTAGCGGCTCGCGGATGCCCCGGGCGACTTCCAGCGCGTCCATCACACCAAGGCGTTCAAACCCGCCGGGATCGCGCTCCACCTCCGCGGGCTCCACCCAGTCACGCCAGGCCAGGAGATGCGGTGTGTCGCCTTCGGCCAGAACCTCAATCTGTGAACCGTCATCCTGCATGATCTGCGCCGCCATCGCCGCCATTGCCGCGACGTCCTCGGCTATATCGCCGCTGTCCGCCCCTGCACAGGCCGAGCGCAGGATCAGCCCGTAGCCCGAAGCGTCCATTTCCTCATGCGCAATCTCAAGAAGCCGGTCGCGTTCGTCCTCGTCGCGAATGCTGCGCGAGATGTTCAGCCCCGGCGCCTCCGGGGTGACGATGGCATAACGGCTCTTGAACAGAAGCTTCTGGGTGACCGGGATGGCCTTGCCCGGCTCGGCATAGCCGGAGACCTGAACCAGAATCATCTGCCCCGGCGCCAAGCCCTTGACCTGGCGCAGGAAAGCCGGTCCGTCAGGTGTTGTCAGGAACATACCGCCCTGCCCCTTTACCGGCCGGTCGGCACGCGCGCGGTAGATGGTGCCGGGGGCCGGCGCATCGCTTTCGATCAGGAAATCTTCCAGCCTGCCGTCCACCATCAGCGCGGCGGCTTCACGGTCCTGGATGTGGTCGAGAATGATGGTGCGGCCTTTCATGCGGCAGCCTCCTGATACAACTGCAGCCCGGCGGCGCGCAAAAGATTTGCAGTTTCGGACAGCGGCAACCCGACTATCCCGGTGAACGAGCCGCTGATCCAGGGAATGAACGCTCCGGCAGCCCCCTGGATGGCATAGGCTCCGGCCTTTCCTTCCCAGTCGCCAGAGGCGAGGTAGGCGTTCAGCTCCTCATCCGAGAGGGTCTTCATCTTCACCTGGCTCACCACGTCCTTCTCCCACACCCGGCCGCCGCGGCGCACAGCCACAGCAGTGATGACCCGGTGGCGGCGCCCGGACAAGGCCAGCAGAAACTCAGCCGCTTCGCCTGCGTCGCGCGGCTTGCCGAGGATACGGCGGCCCAGAGCCACGGTGGTGTCGGCACACAGAACAATATCTTCTGCCCCCGCAGCTACAGCCTGCGTTTTTTCCCGTGTCACCCGCGCGCAATAAGTTCTCGGAAGTTCGCCCTTCAGAGGCGTCTCGTCTGTTTCCGGCGGGCGCACCGCATCAGGGCGCACTCCAAGCTGCGCCAGCAGTTGCAGCCGCCGCGGGCTGCCGGATCCCAAAATGAACGCCATGCCGTGGCCCTCTTATACCGTTTCCGCCTGTCATACGGTGAATTCCGGCAGCGTGAAAGAGCGCCCTGCTCTTTCACGCTGCCGGAAATGCTCCCGCCGGAGGCAGCAGCCCCAAGGCCGCCCTGAAAAACCAAAGCCCGGCACGGAGCCGGGCTTTGGTTTTTCTTGGACGGTCAACGGCTTACTTGAAGCGGTAGTTGATCCGGCCCTTGGTCAGGTCATAGGGGGTCATTTCCACCTGGACCTTGTCGCCGGCCAGAACACGGATGCGGTTCTTGCGCATCTTGCCTGCCGTATGCGCGATGATTTCATGGCCGTTTTCCAGCTCGACCCGAAACGTCGCATTAGGCAGGAGTTCCTTCACGACACCGGGAAATTCGAGCGTATCTTCCTTGGCCATGTTGTCTCCATCATTGGGTTAACCCGCAAACTGCGGGACGTGCGCTTAAATGGGGTCATTTTTCCAATATTTCAAGGGCCCAATCAGGAAAGAGCGGCCTTTGTGACCGTTTTCGCCCGCGGCAATTGCTCCTCCCAGTGCAGCCGGTTCAGCACCCCCCCATCGGCCCGCACATGGGCGATCGCCTCCAGGTCGGCTTCGGCATAGGTCCAGCCCGGCTGGTTCAGGCTGCCCTCGGCCAGCACCCCGGTTCCGGGGAAGCCCTTGTCCGGAGGGCCGAAAATGCCGCCCATGCCTGTGTTCATATCCACAGCTTCGGACCATTCATTGGCCCCGATGATCGATGCCATGACGGTGACACACTGGTTCTCCAGCGCCCGCGACATGGCACCGATGCGCACCCGCCAGTAGCCGGCCAGCGCCTCGGTGCAGGAGGGCACGAGAATCACATCCGCCTCCGCCAGCGCACGGCCCAGCAGAGGGAACTCGCTGTCATAGCAGATCAGCACACCGATTCTGCCCAGGCTGGTGTCAAACAGCTTGAGCGGCCCGCCCGCGGCAATGCCCCAGTCCTCCCGTTCAAAGCGGGTCATGATCTGCTTGTCCTGGTGATCACGGGCACCGGACGGCGTGTAAAGTTCTGCCCGGTTCACCGGGCGGTCCAGCCCGCCGCTCACCGGCGCGGAAGCGCCCAGGATGTGCACGCCGTGTCCGGCCGCAAGTTTCAGATGCAGCGCCGCTGCCTCCTCCATCTTTTCCGAGACCGAATGGATGGATTGCTCCAAGTCGCCTGCAACCGCAGCTCCATCGAGCGTGGATAGCTCCATCGCACCGTATTCCGGGAACACCAGCAACTCTGCCCCGTTGCCGGCGGCCTCCGCCACCCAGGCGGCCAGTTTGTCTTCGTACTGTGCCCAGCTGTCGAGCCAGTCGAGCGGGTAAGCGGCAGTGGCGATTTTCATCAGCGGTCTCCAACAGGCATCCTCAGCCGCTCCGGGCGTCCGGCGTAACAGAAGCATTGCCCTGCAATCTGTCCCTGCGCAAGGCGTGCTGAACAGCCCGCCTTGCCCCGGCCTCTGAGAGGGTTTGCAATTGTATTCGAAAGCGGATCACATTTTTGCAACGGAATTATCTCCGGGCTGCGTTATATCTTGGTGCTGCGCGCCAATTTGGCCATTCTCAGGCGCAGCTGCCCATTTAACTTATTGAAAAGGATCACTCCCTTGGCAACCAAGCTTGATGACAAGAATTTGAA harbors:
- a CDS encoding DUF6538 domain-containing protein; this translates as MNDGVFYFSRRIPKDLKKHYTSPRIAYSLRTRSARIAEARARRAADRLDEYWYHLRSKDVELPGKHMLRMQSEGRVVVSAAAPEISSSSVLLSEAVGIYLCLKGQGRPETFHRAAERSCGYVIDACGDKHLDAFTKTDANKFRDALIERGLAGSSITRIFGTVRAVTNFAASELGLTLTNPFNGVYYDREAGVSDRNPIPADALKVVQGQCRQLDDDMRWLVALVSDTGMRLAEAAGMARQDIERRSDGSLVA
- a CDS encoding DNA gyrase inhibitor YacG, producing the protein MSCPICGGETQKVYRPFCSKRCADIDLGRWFNGVYSVPSQAPEDTENIVEEAELRRAGREKPPQVRH
- a CDS encoding ribonuclease E/G, whose product is MKGRTIILDHIQDREAAALMVDGRLEDFLIESDAPAPGTIYRARADRPVKGQGGMFLTTPDGPAFLRQVKGLAPGQMILVQVSGYAEPGKAIPVTQKLLFKSRYAIVTPEAPGLNISRSIRDEDERDRLLEIAHEEMDASGYGLILRSACAGADSGDIAEDVAAMAAMAAQIMQDDGSQIEVLAEGDTPHLLAWRDWVEPAEVERDPGGFERLGVMDALEVARGIREPLPGGGFLYIEPSRALIAVDVNTGLDTSLAAGIKANMAAAKALPRALRVRGLGGQIVLDLAPMPKKDRRGFEAALRAAFRADTEETVLAGWTNLGNYELQRKRGRIALREVLK
- a CDS encoding Maf family protein, with the translated sequence MAFILGSGSPRRLQLLAQLGVRPDAVRPPETDETPLKGELPRTYCARVTREKTQAVAAGAEDIVLCADTTVALGRRILGKPRDAGEAAEFLLALSGRRHRVITAVAVRRGGRVWEKDVVSQVKMKTLSDEELNAYLASGDWEGKAGAYAIQGAAGAFIPWISGSFTGIVGLPLSETANLLRAAGLQLYQEAAA
- the infA gene encoding translation initiation factor IF-1, with amino-acid sequence MAKEDTLEFPGVVKELLPNATFRVELENGHEIIAHTAGKMRKNRIRVLAGDKVQVEMTPYDLTKGRINYRFK
- a CDS encoding carbon-nitrogen hydrolase family protein — encoded protein: MKIATAAYPLDWLDSWAQYEDKLAAWVAEAAGNGAELLVFPEYGAMELSTLDGAAVAGDLEQSIHSVSEKMEEAAALHLKLAAGHGVHILGASAPVSGGLDRPVNRAELYTPSGARDHQDKQIMTRFEREDWGIAAGGPLKLFDTSLGRIGVLICYDSEFPLLGRALAEADVILVPSCTEALAGYWRVRIGAMSRALENQCVTVMASIIGANEWSEAVDMNTGMGGIFGPPDKGFPGTGVLAEGSLNQPGWTYAEADLEAIAHVRADGGVLNRLHWEEQLPRAKTVTKAALS